The following nucleotide sequence is from Planctomycetia bacterium.
AGGTTCACATTCCAGAGCGATCCGGCGGCAGGTGCCTCTCCCCCCAGTGGCAACGTTGAAAACACCAACTCCAGCCAGGTCGCGGCCCGCTCCCAGTCGATATCGCCCCCCGACCGCCGGTAATGCGAGGCTGCCACGGCGATCCGCCCGTGGAGCGCGGCCTCGCGGGCCGCGGCCACCGTCCCCGAATGGTGGATGTCGGCGCCGAGGTTGCCGCCGGCGTTGATCCCGGAGAGCACGAGCGTCGCGTCGGGCGCGAGTTCCGCCAGCGCGATCCGCACGCAGTCGGCCGGCGTGCCGGTCACGGCGAACCGGCCCGGGCCGGCCGGAATCACCCGCAGCGGCCGGTCGGTGGTGACCCGATGCCCGCAGCCGGAATGCGGGTCCACCGGGGCCACCACCACGCACGCGCGGCCAAGCCGGGCCGCCGCGACCGCCAGCGCCTCGAGGCCCGGCGCGTCGATGCCGTCGTCGTTGGTCAACAGGATCCGCACGTCGCCACTCCCTTCCGTTCGCGGGCCAGCGCCGCGAGCACCCCCCACACGCCGTCGCCGGCGGCGGCCGCCATCCGGCAGACGTCCTCGGCGTCCGTCGTGCCGGCCGCATCCGGATTGGCGACGTTCGTGACCACCGAGCAGACCACCACCTGCATCCCCAGCGCCGCCGCGGCCACGACCTCCGGCACCGTCGACATGCCGACGACATCGGCCCCGAGCTGACGCAGCATCCGATACTCGGCCCGCGTCTCGTAGCTCGGCCCGCGCAGGAATGCATACACGCCGCGCCGCGCCGGCATGCCGAGGCCGCGGATCGCCGCCAGCGCCAGCGTCGCGGCCTCGTGATCGTAGCAACCGTCGAGCGGCGCCGCCGCGGAGGCATCCCCAGGCACAGCGACCGACTCCGCCCGCGCCGGATTCTCCAGCAGCGGCCGCGTCCACGGCTCGCGGACGAGATCGACGTGATCGGTGACCACCACGATCTCGCCGACGTGCATGTCCGGCCGCAGCCCGCCCGATGCGTTCGTGATCAGGAGCGTCCTCACGCCGAGGGCGGCGAGCAGTTCGACGCCGCGGACGAGCATCTCGGGCGGCCGCCCCTCGTAGCCATGCACGCGGCCCTCGAGGGCGACGACGCCCGCCCCGTACAGCGTGCCGCAGGCGATCCGCCCGGCGTGGCCGGTGGCCGTCGACGCCGCCAGCCACCCGGTGGCGGCCGCCGGCAGCGACCAGGCCGCGGTGAGCCGGCCGGCGAGGCTGCCCAGCCCTGTGCCGAGGATCACGCCGATTTCGCCGCGACCGCCCCCGGCGGCGAGCACCCTCGCGGCCGCCGCATGGGCTCCGGCCCGGGGCCTGCCGCCGCCGCGACGCGCCCCCTTTGCCCGCTCATGAAAATCATACACACTCATGTCCGCATACCCGTGCCCGCGACCGCCCGGGCGGCCGGTTCGCCGCCCCCGGCCTCGAGCCGCGAAGCCGGGTCGGACGACAGAATAAGGAAGGAATCGATTTCATGCCCACCCGCGCCGAGAAGTTCGCCGGTCTGTCGGTCGCCATCGTCACCCCGTTCCGCGACGGCGCGATCGACTCGGTGCGGCTCCGCGAGCAGATCGAGTTCCAGGTGTCAGCCGGAACCACCTGCATCTGCCCGGTGGGCACGACCGGCGAGTCGCCCACCCTCACGCACGCCGAGCACGAGCGCGTGATCGCCGAGAGTGTCGAGGCCGCTGCCGGTCGGCTCCTCGTCATGCCCGGCACGGGGAGCAACTCCACCGCCGAGGCGGTGCGGCTCACGAAGTTCGCCGCCCGGGCGGGCGCCGACGCGGCCCTCGTCGTCGGCCCCTACTACAACCGGCCCACGCAGCAGGGGATCTACGAGCACTTCAAGGCGATCGCCGAGGCGGTCGAGATCCCGATCTGCGTCTACAACATCCCCGCCCGTACCGGCCGCAACATCGAGCCTGAGACGATCATCCGCCTCGCCGAGGTTCCCGGCATCGCCATGGTCAAGGAGGCGACCGGCTCGATGGACCAGGCCTCGCAACTGATCGCGGCCACGGATCTCACGCTCCTTTCCGGCGACGACAGCATGACGCTGCCGCTCTTGGCGATCGGCGGCCGGGGCGTGATTTCGGTGGTCGGCAACCTCGTGCCGGCCGACATGAAGCAGCTCTGCGACGCCTTCGATGCTGGCGATCTGGCCGGCGCCCAGGCCCTGCACCGCCGTCTCTTCGGCCTGTGCCGCGATCTCCTCGGCCTGGCGAGTAACCCGATCCCGATCAAGGCCGCGCTGGCGATGCTCGGCCGCGACACGGGGGAGGTTCGGCTCCCGCTGGTGCCGCTGGAGCCGGCGCTGGCCCACAAGCTCCGCGGAGTGCTCGCGGCCTATGGGCTGCGGATCGCCCACGCGCTGCCGGTCTGAATCTCCGCCGTGGGGCGGCTCACTCCAGTTCCCGGAGCACCGCCCCCTGCTGGTCGAACCGCGCGATCAGCACCTCGTGGTGTTCCGTGAGGCCGAGCCGCTCCATGACGCTCAACAGCGTGCCGGCGCTGGCGACCGACTCGCAGCAGGCCATCACGGCCGGCCCCCAACTGCTCTGCGCGGCCCCGACGACGCCGAGTTCGCCGAGCAGGTCGATCAGTCCCGCCGTCGCCTCCGCGTGGGGCAGCGCCCGCGATACCTCGGCGAACGGCTGCCCGGCGAGCAGGCCGTAGCTACGGACCGCGCGGCTGAACTCGGCGAACCGTCCCTCGACCGCCGCGGGCAGCATTTCCAACAGCGCGATGCGGGCGAGCTCCGCCGTGATCTCCGTCGGCATGGGAGACAGCTGGGCGAACGCCTTCTTCTCCGCGTCGCCCGAGAGTCCGCTCATGCCGCGGGCGATGATCAGCACGCAGCGCCACTCGGAGGGGAGACGGACCCGGGCGACGAGCGGTGAAAAATCTTCGGTCCCTCCGGCCGCGGCCTGTTCGGGCAGCCGCCCCGCCTCGACGATCAGGCCGCCGCGGGCGAAGCCGTGCACGCCGACGCAGGAGCGCCGACCGCGGCCCACGACGCGGGCCAGTTCGAAGGCGGCCCCCGATTCGAACGTCCACTCATGTTCGGAGGCATCGACGGGCGGCTCGCCGGGATGCCGCGGCCCGGCCGTTGCCTGGTCGTTCGCCTCCGGCCGGGCCAGATGACGGATGCCGGCCGCCACGGCGAGTCCGAGCTGCGTGCCGCTCCCCAGCCCCACGTGGCCGCGGGGCGCCGTCCGCACGTCGATCGAGTACGACTCGTGCAGGCCCCAGGCCTGCACGCACGTCCGCGCGAATCCCAGCGCCCGCTCGGCCTCGTGTCCCCGGGCCTCGAGCCGCAGCGACTTGCCGACGCGGACGTGCACACCGGGCCGATCGATCATCACGCCGATGCCGCCGAAGGCCCGCGCTGCGGCCATGCCGAACGACATCAGCCCGAGGTGCAGTCGGGCGGGCGTGCGGACTTCGACCACGGTCGGCATCAATGCGTCCTGTCAGCGGCGGGGAACGGAAGCCACCATCATAGCCTCGGTCCCGCCGCGGCCGATGCCCCGCAGTCCGGCCGCCAGCGGGCGGCAGCCGTCCGACACAGGACCGCGAACGCCTCGTGTTCGCGCGGCCCGCCCGTCTTGGAGACGAGCGGCTCGAGGCCCCGCAGCGCCGGCCCCGGATCGGCCGCCTCCGGCAGGTGCAGCCGGGTGACGAGGATCGCCGCCTCGACCACGGCGTGGGCGGCGCGGTTGAAGCCGAGGAACGGCCGGCCGTGATGCTCGGCCACCACGCGGGCCTCGAGCCGCTCCCGCGCGGTCGAGCGGTCGGCCTCCGCGATGGCGAACTCATACGCCACGCAGGCGTCGTCGAGCAGCCAGCCGCGCACGCGGGTCGCGGGCCGGGCGGCGGGTGGCGGCGCGGCGACGCCGGCCACGACCCGGGCGAGGAGCAGGACGTCGTCGATGACGTGAAACACCCCCTCCGCGCAGCGGGCCAGGTTGGCGGCCGTCTGGCTTCCGGCGAACGGCCGGAGTGACAGCCGGGCGATCCTCCCGGCGGCCCGCTCCGCGTCGTCGATCCACGGACCCATCGCCGCCACGTGCATGCTGCCGGCCGCGTCGCAGG
It contains:
- the surE gene encoding 5'/3'-nucleotidase SurE; translated protein: MRILLTNDDGIDAPGLEALAVAAARLGRACVVVAPVDPHSGCGHRVTTDRPLRVIPAGPGRFAVTGTPADCVRIALAELAPDATLVLSGINAGGNLGADIHHSGTVAAAREAALHGRIAVAASHYRRSGGDIDWERAATWLELVFSTLPLGGEAPAAGSLWNVNLPDPPEGMGPPPIVECPVDASPFALGYRMTDEGWRYAANYHERPRMAQGDVALCFGGAITVSRLGLV
- the deoD gene encoding purine nucleoside phosphorylase gives rise to the protein MSVYDFHERAKGARRGGGRPRAGAHAAAARVLAAGGGRGEIGVILGTGLGSLAGRLTAAWSLPAAATGWLAASTATGHAGRIACGTLYGAGVVALEGRVHGYEGRPPEMLVRGVELLAALGVRTLLITNASGGLRPDMHVGEIVVVTDHVDLVREPWTRPLLENPARAESVAVPGDASAAAPLDGCYDHEAATLALAAIRGLGMPARRGVYAFLRGPSYETRAEYRMLRQLGADVVGMSTVPEVVAAAALGMQVVVCSVVTNVANPDAAGTTDAEDVCRMAAAAGDGVWGVLAALARERKGVATCGSC
- the dapA gene encoding 4-hydroxy-tetrahydrodipicolinate synthase encodes the protein MPTRAEKFAGLSVAIVTPFRDGAIDSVRLREQIEFQVSAGTTCICPVGTTGESPTLTHAEHERVIAESVEAAAGRLLVMPGTGSNSTAEAVRLTKFAARAGADAALVVGPYYNRPTQQGIYEHFKAIAEAVEIPICVYNIPARTGRNIEPETIIRLAEVPGIAMVKEATGSMDQASQLIAATDLTLLSGDDSMTLPLLAIGGRGVISVVGNLVPADMKQLCDAFDAGDLAGAQALHRRLFGLCRDLLGLASNPIPIKAALAMLGRDTGEVRLPLVPLEPALAHKLRGVLAAYGLRIAHALPV